In the genome of Henningerozyma blattae CBS 6284 chromosome 5, complete genome, one region contains:
- the TBLA0E01360 gene encoding MIP/aquaporin family protein (similar to Saccharomyces cerevisiae FPS1 (YLL043W); ancestral locus Anc_4.10), which produces MSDHLSLRQILTGSQYSSQHVSAPQSRAGSHPASIAESSTSSVSSLPRDMEQGAPSFAGAQSFTGRSSHRASSIYRRGQTQYITSPYDLATIAGSITAPGVQQYQAPIQEIIPNTQDAVYSQYERVSVAPPTTRLSKKLSLLTGHVPEEYEMDDQMHHYQASTTTGGGASRAAPTIGQQIYTELDLGGDAFEPIPMMVKTKTLHQNPQTPTVLPSTYRPINRWAMIRHTYLREFLAEFLGTMMMMVFGDGICCQVNLGAQIQKNQYENQLITLQQAGVIDSNTVQLWKTLEKIAAPSSAGTATNIPLGWACGVISAYFSAGGSSISGAHLNPAITLVSAVFRGFPFRKIPIYFIGQFLGAFIGAYVVYAYHKRVIQEAYPDDWWKNQSVMSNFFVFPQSFLSVPRQFVSEFMSTAILLIGNFAMSDPYTCLSTELFPVTLFLHILVVNMSLSYQTGCAMNLVRDLGPRLALYTMGFERHMIWVQHHHFFWVPIVAPFFGALMGGLIYDVCVYQGQESPVNWPLAVYKEWCLRVWHKRPGYKTRLRQRQVSSFSGMSSFVRDDDLDHHPDFDGNMEEATPLAQPPMPQNVSATSTDPSQIHPTQKHVQFENVGASRYSWESEGATMDSDSMLETPSVLDSIKDGDATSSSGMPTLKESSSTHSST; this is translated from the coding sequence ATGTCCGACCATCTCAGTCTAAGACAGATCTTGACCGGGTCCCAGTACTCGTCGCAGCACGTGTCTGCGCCGCAGTCGCGTGCTGGCTCCCATCCAGCAAGCATTGCAGAATCTTCAACAAGTTCTGTGTCGTCGCTTCCACGTGATATGGAGCAAGGCGCGCCTTCCTTTGCTGGAGCACAATCTTTCACAGGCCGCTCTTCCCATCGTGCAAGCTCTATTTATCGCCGTGGTCAAACGCAATACATCACTTCTCCATATGATTTGGCCACGATTGCCGGGTCTATCACTGCACCGGGCGTACAGCAGTACCAAGCTCCCATTCAAGAGATCATCCCCAATACACAAGATGCAGTGTATTCGCAATACGAACGTGTTTCCGTAGCTCCACCTACAACACGTCTCTCTAAAAAACTTTCGCTTCTAACGGGCCATGTTCCCGAAGAGTACGAAATGGACGATCAAATGCATCATTATCAAGCCTCCACAACAACCGGTGGCGGTGCCTCGCGTGCCGCCCCGACTATTGGTCAACAGATATACACTGAATTGGATTTGGGCGGCGACGCCTTCGAACCAATCCCCATGATGGTCAAAACCAAGACTTTGCATCAAAACCCTCAAACACCAACAGTGCTACCTTCCACATACCGCCCTATCAACCGTTGGGCCATGATCCGTCACACTTATTTGCGTGAATTCTTGGCAGAGTTTCTAGGGACcatgatgatgatggtCTTCGGTGATGGGATTTGTTGTCAAGTCAACCTGGGTGCGCAAATTCAGAAAAACCAATATGAAAACCAATTGATCACCCTTCAACAGGCAGGTGTCATCGACAGTAACACTGTCCAATTATGGAAGACTCTTGAAAAAATCGCTGCACCATCATCTGCCGGTACCGCCACAAACATCCCTCTGGGTTGGGCCTGTGGTGTCATTTCTGCATACTTCAGTGCCGGTGGTAGTTCCATCTCCGGTGCTCATTTGAACCCTGCAATCACTCTTGTAAGTGCTGTGTTCCGTGGATTCCCCTTCCGTAAAATTCCCATCTATTTCATCGGCCAATTCCTCGGAGCCTTTATAGGCGCCTACGTCGTTTACGCTTACCACAAGAGAGTCATCCAAGAGGCTTACCCTGACGATTGGTGGAAGAATCAAAGTGTTAtgtctaatttttttgtgtTCCCACAGAGTTTCCTTAGTGTGCCTCGTCAATTCGTCTCCGAGTTCATGTCCACTGCTATTCTATTAATCGGTAATTTCGCCATGTCGGATCCTTACACCTGTTTGTCCACCGAATTATTCCCCGTCACTCTTTTCTTGCATATTTTGGTTGTCAATATGTCCCTTTCATACCAGACCGGGTGTGCAATGAATCTGGTCAGAGACTTGGGGCCCCGTCTTGCTCTATATACAATGGGGTTCGAACGTCATATGATTTGGGTGCAACACCATCATTTCTTTTGGGTCCCCATCGTCGCTCCCTTCTTTGGTGCCTTGATGGGTGGTCTTATCTATGACGTTTGTGTTTATCAAGGTCAAGAATCCCCGGTGAATTGGCCATTGGCGGTTTACAAAGAATGGTGCTTACGTGTTTGGCACAAGAGACCAGGCTACAAGACACGTCTCCGTCAACGTCAAGTGAGTAGTTTCAGCGGTATGAGTAGTTTTGTACGTGACGACGATCTGGACCACCACCCAGATTTCGATGGCAATATGGAGGAAGCCACACCTCTTGCACAACCACCAATGCCTCAGAACGTCTCTGCAACTTCAACTGACCCATCCCAAATCCATCCAACTCAAAAACATGTCCAATTTGAAAACGTTGGCGCAAGTAGGTACAGTTGGGAAAGTGAAGGAGCTACCATGGATAGTGACTCGATGTTGGAGACCCCAAGTGTATTGGACTCCATCAAAGATGGCGACGCTACAAGCAGCAGTGGTATGCCCACTCTAAAGGAATCTTCATCAACACATTCTTCTACATAA
- the NNF1 gene encoding MIND complex subunit NNF1 (similar to Saccharomyces cerevisiae NNF1 (YJR112W); ancestral locus Anc_7.489): MDKHIRYRRLEETYNMAVSRCRGDMERSVVGCFGKYGESAEGQRQLDHGVGQAVEYWNDRCFEQFAQLMEERGIRNKLDELDELLEKAKSREGESSGFCESGITDRVESRMYEEKQNVLRQLEERAAGLRVKRDTMGYELAQLQKEVQDGIRVVEGIANEFSGEEVDVSGDMDSLLQELNDLIKE; encoded by the coding sequence ATGGATAAGCATATACGATACCGACGGTTAGAAGAGACTTATAACATGGCCGTTTCACGATGTCGTGGTGATATGGAACGGAGTGTTGTTGGATGTTTTGGCAAGTATGGTGAAAGTGCGGAGGGCCAAAGGCAGTTGGATCATGGAGTCGGGCAAGCAGTTGAGTATTGGAATGATCGATGTTTTGAACAATTTGCACAATTGATGGAGGAGAGAGGAATACGTAACAAACTTGATGAATTGGATGAGTTACTTGAGAAAGCCAAATCAAGGGAAGGTGAGAGTAGTGGGTTTTGTGAGAGTGGTATAACTGATCGTGTAGAGAGTCGAATGTATGAGGAGAAGCAGAACGTGCTACGACAATTAGAAGAACGAGCGGCTGGGTTACGAGTCAAGCGTGACACAATGGGTTATGAGCTGGCGCAATTGCAAAAAGAAGTCCAAGATGGGATACGTGTTGTTGAAGGGATTGCTAATGAGTTTAGTGGAGAGGAGGTCGATGTGAGTGGGGATATGGATTCCTTACTCCAAGAAttgaatgatttaattaaagaatga
- the TBLA0E01380 gene encoding MIP/aquaporin family protein: MDQNDIQHSTRSSIHDEKSHHNDDDSFDYEMQEYSPIPMVSTIQPTTTYIPQYSVDSNSAKPAFPIQEVIPNSHEALTMDINSSSGMQLNPSKNLRARTSQAKHTTSSSIHSNSQYSLDNDIDSKNDDVSQSVNRLSQSQVDSAQMTNANSQGIPMMVKPKTLYQNPQTPTVLPSTYHPISKWSTVKHTYLKEFLAEFMGTMVMIIFGDSVCCQVNLASKIQQNTYVQSLLKLKSKGVATEDLVDTMETLETLVSSTSGGTFDDIAMGWGAAVVMGYFCAGGSAISGAHLNPSITIANFFFRGFPKKKIPYYLIGQMLGAFIAAYITFIYHKKIILQAYPDDWWKNESVANLFFVFPKEYLSPARQFIGEFVCTAMLQAGMFALTDPYTCLSSDVFPLMLFILIFMINASMGYQTGCAMNMARDLGPRLAMYTLGFDRKVIWINHHHFFWIPMVAPFLGSLTGALVYDVCIYQGHESPVNWPFTLYKEKLVRSWHRRPGWKKRSRKRATSDLSEFSYATDDIDNSSDYGLQPTSSMKKTTTTSTASDLEDEIRHPSVQFKSVQKDAKRLYGGIPTILENEDSLETASFSNTSGSLVFSDKQLQ; encoded by the coding sequence ATGGATCAAAACGATATCCAACATTCCACTCGCTCCTCCATTCATGACGAGAAATCTCATCATAACGATGATGATTCCTTCGATTATGAAATGCAGGAATATTCTCCAATTCCCATGGTCTCCACTATCCAACCCACTACAACCTATATCCCACAATACTCGGTAGACTCTAACTCCGCCAAACCTGCATTCCCCATCCAAGAAGTCATCCCAAACTCTCATGAAGCTTTGACAATGGATATAAACTCATCCTCTGGAATGCAATTAAACCCTTCCAAGAATCTACGTGCAAGAACTTCTCAAGCTAAACATACCACTTCTTCCTCTATCCATTCAAATTCTCAATATTCATTAGATAATGATATAGATTCCAAAAATGATGATGTCTCTCAATCAGTCAATAGATTATCACAATCTCAAGTTGATTCTGCTCAAATGACAAATGCAAACTCTCAGGGGATCCCTATGATGGTGAAACCCAAAACTTTATATCAAAATCCTCAAACTCCAACTGTGCTTCCCTCCACATATCATCCGATTAGCAAATGGTCTACAGTCAAACATACATATTTAAAGGAATTCCTTGCCGAATTCATGGGTACTATGGTAATGATTATCTTTGGTGATTCTGTTTGTTGTCAAGTTAATTTGGCATCAAAGATTCAACAAAATACTTATGTACAAAgtcttttgaaattaaaatctaaAGGTGTTGCCACTGAAGATTTGGTAGACACAATGGAAACTCTTGAAACTTTAGTCTCCTCCACTTCAGGTGGTACTTTTGATGATATCGCTATGGGTTGGGGTGCTGCCGTTGTGATGGGTTATTTCTGTGCTGGTGGTAGTGCAATCTCAGGGGCTCATTTAAACCCTTCCATTACAATTGcaaatttcttcttcagagGGTTCCCCAAGAAGAAAATCccttattatttgattggTCAAATGCTTGGTGCTTTCATTGCAGCTTATATCacttttatttatcataaaaaaattatcttaCAAGCGTACCCTGATGATTGGTGGAAAAATGAAAGTGTAGCCAATTTATTCTTTGTCTTCCCCAAGGAATATTTGTCACCTGCAAGACAATTCATTGGTGAATTTGTTTGTACCGCAATGTTACAAGCAGGTATGTTTGCTCTAACTGATCCTTATACTTGTTTATCTTCAGATGTGTTCCCCTTGATGTTATTCATCTTAATATTTATGATTAATGCCTCTATGGGGTACCAAACTGGTTGTGCCATGAATATGGCAAGAGATTTGGGTCCTCGTTTAGCTATGTACACTTTAGGATTTGATAGAAAAGTCATTTGGATTAACCATCATCATTTCTTTTGGATCCCCATGGTTGCACCATTCTTGGGTTCTTTAACTGGTGCTCTAGTATATGATGTTTGTATCTATCAAGGTCATGAATCTCCTGTCAATTGGCCATTCACTCTatacaaagaaaaattggtAAGATCATGGCACAGAAGACCAGGTTGGAAAAAGAGAAGTAGAAAGAGAGCTACTTCTGATTTAAGTGAATTCTCTTATGCTActgatgatattgataattcttCGGATTATGGGTTACAACCAACAAGTTCAATGAAAAAGACTACTACAACTTCCACTGCTTCAGATTTAGAGGATGAAATTAGACATCCTTCAGTACAATTCAAATCAGTACAAAAGGATGCTAAAAGATTATACGGTGGGATCCCAACcattttggaaaatgaGGATAGTTTAGAAACTGCTTCTTTCAGTAATACATCAGGTTCATTGGTTTTCTCAGATAAACAACTTCAATAA
- the ATG10 gene encoding E2-like conjugating enzyme (similar to Saccharomyces cerevisiae ATG10 (YLL042C); ancestral locus Anc_4.12), translating into MISLEEFESQLIQINTNNYLQELSLCQSIQITQTRIHIITDVPVHLVSKNDQLNSLEFNVIYSQIYQEPLLLFRIWKVEVDSEFGCTMKTIHIDNEIEKLIFPETLDEFRIGLDLFQLDNDMTSSSSVWYNIHPCDTGDIIGGKVTENYLERWLNIYLKRIFSL; encoded by the coding sequence ATGATATCTctagaagaatttgaatcacaattaattcaaataaatacaaacaatTATCTCCaagaattatcattatgTCAAAGTATACAAATTACACAAACAAGAATTCATATCATTACTGATGTTCCAGTGCATTTAGTTTCCAAGAatgatcaattaaattcattagaatttaatgtaatttattcacaaatatatcaagaaccattattattatttcgAATATGGAAAGTGGAGGTTGATTCTGAGTTTGGATGTACAATGAAGACTATTCAcattgataatgaaattgagAAACTGATTTTCCCTGAAACACTTGATGAATTCCGAATTGGATTAGATTTGTTTCAATTGGATAATGACATgacttcttcatcatcagtTTGGTATAATATCCATCCATGTGATACGGGTGATATCATTGGTGGTAAAGTGACGGAAAACTATTTAGAACGATGGctgaatatatatttgaaaagaatCTTCagtttataa
- the SDH2 gene encoding succinate dehydrogenase iron-sulfur protein subunit SDH2 (similar to Saccharomyces cerevisiae SDH2 (YLL041C); ancestral locus Anc_4.13) — MWTKQALSACKLAYKSVNYNTIVTGASTRGLATAAGSASPRFKTFKIYRWNPDTPSEKPFLQEFKVDLNECGPMVLDALLKIKNEQDPTLTFRRSCREGICGSCAMNIGGRNTLACLCKIDQNESKQLKIYPLPHMYIVKDLVPDLTNFYKQYKSIKPYLHRDKFPEDGKEILQSIEDRKKLDGLYECILCACCSTSCPSYWWNNEEYLGPAVLMQAYRWLADSRDTANDMRKTMLNNSMSLYRCHTIMNCTRTCPKGLNPGKAIAHIKSSLAFN, encoded by the coding sequence ATGTGGACTAAACAAGCTTTGAGTGCATGCAAATTGGCTTACAAGTCAGTTAATTACAATACTATAGTAACTGGAGCTTCAACAAGAGGTTTGGCTACGGCAGCTGGTTCTGCAAGCCCAAGATTTAAGacctttaaaatttatcGTTGGAATCCAGATACTCCTTCTGAAAAACCATTTTTGCAAGAATTTAAAGTTGATTTAAATGAGTGTGGCCCTATGGTTTTGGATGCGttgttaaaaattaaaaatgaacaAGATCCTACTTTGACCTTTAGAAGATCATGTAGAGAAGGTATTTGTGGTTCCTGTGCCATGAATATTGGTGGTAGAAATACCTTAGCATGTTTATGTAAGATTGATCAAAATGAGTCAAAGCAATTGAAGATCTACCCATTACCTCACATGTACATTGTTAAAGATTTGGTACCAGATTTAACCAATTTCTACAAGCAATATAAATCTATTAAACCTTATTTACACCGTGATAAATTCCCTGAAGATGGTAAGGAAATTTTACAAAGTATTGAAGATAGAAAGAAATTAGATGGGTTATATGAATGTATTTTATGTGCTTGTTGTTCCACCTCTTGTCCTTCATATTGGTggaataatgaagaatatttGGGGCCTGCAGTTTTGATGCAAGCTTATCGTTGGTTAGCTGATTCTAGAGATACTGCTAACGATATGCGTAAGACTATGTTGAACAATTCGATGTCTCTATATAGATGTCATACTATTATGAATTGTACCAGAACTTGTCCAAAGGGATTGAACCCAGGTAAAGCAATTGCTCACATCAAATCTTCCTTAGCCTTTAATTAA